In one window of Haemorhous mexicanus isolate bHaeMex1 chromosome 31, bHaeMex1.pri, whole genome shotgun sequence DNA:
- the RFX5 gene encoding DNA-binding protein RFX5 isoform X1, whose product MADEELGTRATRKGPLSARGGATESSTLLQELRGNISKSVQSKVDSILVSVPLECWAAGQGTPSSAGQPRFSGSPRGIHLLLLVPGAQQDVQKFSDSDKLYLYLQLPSGPSLGEKSSSSSLELSALGTAEHMHACSWIRNHLEEHTDTCLPKQDVYDAYKRYCDNLGCRPLSTANFGKIIREIFPNIKARRLGGRGQSKYCYGGIRRKTVVSLPPLPSLDLKVTETQAELAELAQSYSSEVTEAACALTCDWAEKILRRSFNNIVEVAQFLLQQHIISPRSAHADLLMAMVLSENTDKPPQDPRPPAAPKKNGLDAPDGSQEQAKKDAVAKGPAQPRPEKKKPPEAARAASSPQVNALVARLPLLLPRIPPPERPPGPGAAPARPAPPVLVPRLGGTVKVALPLPVGAALAPPAAIPVLNVLLPGVGVPAAETPGGGARAGGDSEGQRGRATKRALEGAGDGAAHKRRRGRPRKRPGDAAMSPEDAEVPRGEEGGDSPPGASPGAGSATVPAGDRGVAGDAAEDAGDSMEVDSDTVTGGDSPVSGTASVPLSDSSVGGSATVRLGDNGTASIPLSDSPVNGTASVPLSDSSVSVSVSVPLSDSSVNGSATVPLGDNGTASIPLSDSPVNGNATVPLIDSSVSGSASVPVRDNGTASVPLSDSSVNGNATVPLGDNGTASIPLSDSPVNGSATVPLSDSPVNGSATVPLSDSSVSGTASVPFGDNGSATVPLSDSLVNGSATVPLGDSLVSGSATIPLSDSPVSGSGTTPLGDNLAGGSATAALGDNLVSDSIPGGGSASVPLGDSSVSVSATVPPRDSPVSVSATVPPRDSPVGGSATVPPRDSPVGGSATVPPRDSPVGGSASFPSGGSPGGGSATIPVSDKPVPGSATVPVKDSSAMANDTGDRPVTGTATSPAEDSPARASDTGDRPVTASATSPARDSPARASDTGDRPVTASATSPAEDSPARASDTGDRPVTGSATSPARDSPTRVSDIGDRPVTGSATSPAEDSPARASDTGDRPVTASATSPAEDSPARASDTGDRPVTGSATTEDRPVTSSATVPVRDSPSTTSGTAGDRPVTRSATIPSRDSPAGGSATVPVKATPSRGSATMGDKPVSGSATVPVRDKPVPGSATVPCKDSPSRDSGTGDKPDTGSATVPRKDIPSRDGGTGDRLVTRGSATVPTAGGSATDPVKEGSCRGSATTGDSLAGSSGTVPVQDSSPRAGATTGDRPVTRSATVPVKDSPAGGSATAPVKDNRGRGSATTGDSSSRGSATVPVRDSSPRGSATTGDSSSRGSATVPVRDSSPRGSATTGDRPVTRSATIPSRDSPAGGSATVPVKDSSPRASATGDRPASGSATLPVRDSRSRASGTAGDRPVTRSATIPNRDSPAGGSATVPVKDKPVTGSATVPVRDSSSQASATVPRQDSSPRASGTAGDRPVTRSASVPVRDSPAGGSATVPVMATPSRGCATTGDRPVSGSATVPVRDKPVPGSATVPRRDSSPRATGSGDKPVAGSGTVPIRDSSSRSSATTGDRLSRGSGGVPVWDRSPRDSGSGDRPGRGSATIPIRDSGSGDRPGRSNATVPVRDRPGRGSGSVPVRDRSPRDSGTGDRPGRGSATIRDRLVRGSATVPIRDSSDGGSATVPVKDRSAGARGSTGDRSVRGSATVPGKDSSARGTAGDRPVPGSATPGDRPGRGSATIPVKDSSSRTSDTGDRPVSGRAIIPVRDSAARGSATPGDSSVLGSATPGDRLGRASATVPIRGSPARGSVTPGDRSVKGSATVPVRDKPVSGNATIAVRDSSPRATAVGDRPVRSSATTGDRLGRGSATTGDRPVRSSATTGDRPGSGSATTGDRPVRNSATTGDRPGSGSATTGDRLGRGSATTGDRLGRGSATTGDRPVRSSATTGDRPGSGSATIPVRDRSPRDSGSGDRPGRGSATVPIRDRSPRDNGSGDRPGRGSATTGDRPVTGSGSVPIRDRSPRASGSGVRLVRDSATMPIRDRSPRAPDTGDRPGSRSATVPARDSPAGGSGTVRDVPVSGSATVPIRDGDSPSRGTATVPVEDRPVSGGGTVGDRLVTDSGTPPGRDCPSRDSGTPGDRPVPGSATVPVRDSLSRGTATIVDMPVTGSATVPVGDSPFWARGTAGDSAGAGSATLPARDCPSRGTATIVDALVTLSGTVMDRRILGSVTVPVRASLARGTATIVDTPVFVSATVLVGDSIPRVTATIVESRVPGHAILPLGDTLACGSATVPVRECPSGDSATVPGGDWPGRDSATVPIRECSSRDSATDPERDGPGRDSATDPERDGPGRDSATDPDRDGPGRDSATVPIRECSSRDSATVPDRDGPGRDSATVPLGAGSLGGSATIPVRDCPSRGSGSLGDRPVPPVRVSVIRDGRTGTRVAPEALAQRGHSRAGSPPGDTQGQPCSGHRERQTRAGTGMGSPPSHQ is encoded by the exons ATGGCTGACGAGGAGCTGGGGACCAGAGCTACCAGGAAGGGCCCTCTGTCAGCCCGGGGCGGTGCCACCGAGTCCAGCAcgctgctccaggagctccggGGCAACATCTC CAAATCTGTGCAGAGCAAGGTGGACTCCATCCTGGTGAGTGTTCCCCTGGaatgctgggctgcagggcagggcactcccagctctgctggccagcCCCGTTTCTCGGGCTCACCCCGCGGGatccatctccttctccttgtcCCCGGAGCGCAGCAGGACGTGCAGAAGTTCTCGGACAGTGACAAACTCTACCTGTACCTGCAGCTGCCCTCGGGGCCCAGCCTGGGCGAGAAGAG cagcagctcctcgcTGGAGCTGAGCGCGCTGGGCACGGCCGAGCACATGCACGCCTGCAGCTGGATCCGCAACCACCTGGAGGAGCACACGGACACCTGCCTGCCCAAGCAGGATGTCTACGACGCCTACAA GCGCTACTGTGACAACCTGGGCTGCCGCCCGCTGAGCACGGCCAACTTCGGCAAGATCATCCGCGAGATCTTCCCAAACATCAAAGCCCGGCGCCTGGGGGGCCGTGGGCAATCCAA GTACTGCTACGGTGGGATCCGGAGGAAGACCGTGGTCagccttcctcccctgcccagcctggaccTCAAAGTGACCGAGACC caggcGGAGCTGGCCGAGCTGGCGCAGTCCTACAGCAGCGAGGTGACCGAGGCCGCGTGCGCCCTGACGTGTGACTGGGCCGAGAAGATCCTGCGGCGCTCCTTCAACAACATCGTGGAGGTGGcgcagttcctgctgcagcagcacatcaTCAGCCCCCGCTCGGCCCACGCCGACCTGCTCATGGCCATGGTGCTCTCAg AAAACACGGACAAGCCCCCGCAGGACCCCCGGCCACCCGCAGCCCCCAAGAAGAACGGCCTGGACGCCCCGGACggcagccaggagcag GCCAAGAAGGACGCTGTCGCCAAGGGCCCCGCGCAGCCGCGGCCGGAGAAGAAGAAGCCCCCGGAGGCGGCTCGGGCGGCCAGCAGCCCGCAGGTGAACGCGCTGGTGGCGcggctgccgctgctgctgccccgcATCCCGCCCCCGGAGCGGCCCCCGggccccggcgcggccccggcgcgccccgcgccgcccgtGCTGGTGCCGCGGCTGGGCGGCACCGTCAAGGTGGCGCTGCCGCTGCCCGTGGGCGCCGCGCTggccccgcccgccgccatCCCCGTGCTCAACGTGCTGCTGCCCGGCGTGGGGGTCCCCGCCGCAGAGACCCCCGGCGGCGGCGCCCGCgcgggaggggacagcgagggacaGCGCGGCAGGGCCACCAAGCGCGCCCTGGAGGGAGCGGGGGACGGCGCCGCGCACAAGAGGAGGCGCGGGAGGCCCCGCAAGAGGCCGGGGGACGCGGCGATGTCACCCGAGGACGCGGAGGTCCCCAGGGGGGAGGAGGGCGGGGACTCACCCCCCGGGGCGTCAcccggggctggcagtgccaccgtGCCCGCTGGGGACAGGGGCGTCGCTGGTGACGCTGCTGAGGATGCTGGGGACAGCATGGAGGTTGACAGTGACACGGTGACTGGTGGGGACAGCCCGGTCAGTGGCACTGCCAGTGTCCCCCTTAGTGACAGCTCGGTcggtggcagtgccacagtCCGCCTTGGGGACAATGGCACTGCCAGCATCCCCCTTAGTGACAGCCCAGTCAATGGCACTGCCAGTGTCCCCCTTAGTGACAGCTCAGTCAGTGTCAGTGTCAGCGTCCCCCTTAGTGACAGCTCGGTCAATGGCAGTGCTACTGTCCCCCTTGGGGACAATGGCACTGCCAGCATCCCCCTTAGTGACAGCCCAGTCAATGGCAATGCTACTGTCCCCCTTATTGACAGCTCGGTcagtggcagtgccagtgtCCCCGTTAGGGACAATGGCACTGCCAGCGTCCCCCTTAGTGACAGCTCGGTCAATGGCAATGCTACTGTCCCCCTTGGGGACAATGGCACTGCCAGCATCCCCCTTAGTGACAGCCCAGTCAATGGCAGTGCCACTGTACCACTTAGTGACAGCCCAGTCAATGGCAGTGCTACTGTCCCCCTTAGTGACAGCTCGGTCAGTGGCACTGCCAGTGTCCCCTTTGGGGACAATGGCAGTGCCACTGTACCACTTAGTGACAGCTTAGTCAATGGCAGTGCCACTGTCCCCCTTGGGGACAGTCTGGtcagtggcagtgccaccatcccCCTTAGTGACAGCCCAGTCAGTGGCAGTGGCACCACTCCCCTTGGGGACAACCTGGCTGGGGGCAGTGCCACCGCCGCCCTTGGGGACAACCTGGTCAGTGACAGCATCcctggtggtggcagtgccagtgtCCCCCTTGGGGACAGCTCAGTCAGTGTCAGTGCCACTGTCCcccccagggacagcccggTCAGTGTCAGTGCCACTGTCCCCCCTAGGGACAGCCCGGTCggtggcagtgccactgtcCCCCCTAGGGACAGCCCGGTCggtggcagtgccactgtcCCCCCTAGGGACAGCCCGGtcggtggcagtgccagcttcCCCAGTGGTGGCTCTcctggtggtggcagtgccaccatccctgTCAGCGACAAGccagtccctggcagtgccactgtccctgtcaaGGACAGCTCAGCCATGGCGAatgacactggggacaggcctgtcactggcactgccaccagccctgctgaggacagcccagcccgggccagtgacactggggacaggcctgtcactgccagtgccaccagccctgccagggacagcccagcccgggccagtgacactggggacaggcctgtcactgccagtgccaccagccctgctgaggacagcccagccagggccagtgacactggggacaggccagtcactggcagtgccaccagccctgccagggacagcccaaCCAGGGTCAGTGACATTGGGGACAGGCCAGtcactggcagtgccaccagccctgctgaggacagcccagcccgggccagtgacactggggacaggcctgtcactgccagtgccaccagccctgctgaggacagcccagccagggccagtgacactggggacaggccagtcactggcagtgccaccacagaAGACAGGCCTgtcaccagcagtgccaccgTCCCTGTCAGGGACAGCCCGTCCACCaccagtggcactgctggggacaggccGGTCACCAGGAGTgccaccattcccagcagggacagcccagctggtggcagtgccactgtccctgtcaaAGCCACTCCATCCAGGGGCAGTGCCACCATGGGGGACAAGCCAGTCAGTGgcagtgccactgtccctgtcagGGACAAGccagtccctggcagtgccactgtcccctgtAAGGACAgcccctccagggacagtggcactggggacaagCCGGACACTGgcagtgccactgtccccaggaaGGACATCCCTTCCAGGGacggtggcactggggacaggctggtTACTAGGGGAagtgccactgtccccacagctggtggcagtgccaccgaCCCTGTCAAGGAAGGTTCATGCAGGGGCAGTGCCAccactggggacagcctggctggTAGCAgtggcactgtccctgtccaggaCAGCTCACCCAGGGCCGGTGCCACCACAGGGGACAGGCCGGTCACCAGGagtgccactgtccctgtcaaggacagcccagctggtggcagtgccactgcaCCAGTCAAGGACAATCggggcaggggcagtgccacCACTGGGGACAGCTCATCCCGGGgcagtgccactgtccctgtcagGGACAGCTCACCCAGGGGCAGTGCCACCACTGGGGACAGCTCATCCCGGGGCAGTGCCACCGTCCCTGTCAGGGACAGCTCACCCAGGGGCAGTGCCACCACTGGGGACAGGCCGGTCACCAGGAGTgccaccattcccagcagggacagcccagctggtggcagtgccactgtccctgtcaaGGACAGCTCACCTAGGGCCAGTGCCACTGGGGACAGGCCAGccagtggcagtgccaccctccCTGTCAGGGACAGCCGGTCCAGGgccagtggcactgctggggacaggccGGTCACCAGGAGTGCCACCATTCCcaacagggacagcccagctggtggcagtgccactgtccctgtcaaGGACAAGCCTGTCACTGgcagtgccactgtccctgtcagGGACAGCTCATCCCAGGccagtgccactgtccccaggcaggaCAGCTCACCCAGGgccagtggcactgctggggacaggccGGTCACCAGGAGTGCCAGTGTGCCtgtcagggacagcccagctggtggcagtgccactgtccctgtcatGGCCACTCCATcccggggctgtgccaccactggGGACAGGCCAGTCAGTGGCAGTGCCACCGTCCCTGTCAGGGACAAGccagtccctggcagtgccactgtcCCTAGGAGGGACAGCTCACCGAGGGCCACTGGGTCTGGGGACAAACCGGTGGCTGGCAGTGGCACCGTCCCCATCAGGgacagctcctccaggagcagtgccaccactggggacaggctgagcaGGGGCAGTGGCGGTGTCCCCGTCTGGGACAGGTCACCCAGAGACAGTGGCAGCGGGGACAGGccaggcaggggcagtgccaccatccccatcagggacagtggcagtggggacaggccaggcaggagcaatgccactgtccctgtcagGGACAGGCCAGGCAGGGGTAGTGGCAGTGTCCCCGTCAGGGACAGGTCACCCAGAGAtagtggcactggggacaggccaggcaggggcagtgccaCCATCAGGGACAGGCTGGTCAGGGgcagtgccactgtccccatcagggacagctcagacggtggcagtgccactgtccctgtTAAGGACAGGTCAGCTGGAGccaggggcagcacaggggacaggtcAGTCAGGGgcagtgccactgtccctgGCAAGGACAGCTCAGccaggggcactgcaggggacaggccagtccctggcagtgccacccctggggacaggccgggcaggggcagtgccacCATCCCCGTTAAGGACAGCTCATCCAGGaccagtgacactggggacaggccaGTTAGTGGCAGGGCCATCATCCCTGTCAGGGACAGCGCAGCCAggggcagtgccacccctggggacagctcagtccttggcagtgccacccctggggacaggctgggcagggccagtgccactgtccccatcAGAGGCAGCCCAGCCAGAGGCAGTGTCACCCCTGGGGACAGATCGGTCAAGGGCAGTGCCACCGTCCCTGTCAGGGACAAGCCGGTGTCTGGCAATGCCACCATCGCTGTCAGGGACAGCTCACCCAGGGCCACTGCTGTTGGGGACAGGCCAGTGAGGAGCAGTGCCAccactggggacaggctgggcaggggcagtgccacCACTGGGGACAGGCCAGTGAGGAGCAGTGCCACCACTGGGGACAGGCCgggcagtggcagtgccaccactgGGGACAGGCCAGTGAGGAACAGTGCCACCACTGGGGACAGGCCaggcagtggcagtgccaccactggggacaggctgggcaggggcagtgccaccactggggacaggctgggcaggggcagtgccacCACTGGGGACAGGCCAGTGAGGAGCAGTGCCACCACTGGGGACAGGCCgggcagtggcagtgccaccatccctgTCAGGGACAGGTCACCCAGAGACAGTGGCAGCGGGGACAGGccaggcaggggcagtgccactgtccccatcAGGGACAGGTCACCCAGAGACAATGGCAGCGGGGACAGGccaggcaggggcagtgccaCCACTGGGGACAGGCCGGTCACTGGCAGCGGCAGTGTCCCCATCAGGGACAGGTCACCCAGGGCCAGTGGCAGTGGGGTCAGGCTGGTCAGGGACAGTGCCACCATGCCCATCAGGGACAGGTCACCCCGGGCCcctgacactggggacaggccaGGCAGCAGAAGTGccactgtccctgccagggacagcccggcTGGGGGCAGTGGCACGGTCAGGGACGTGCCAGTCTCTGgcagtgccactgtccccatcAGGGACGGGGATAGCCCGTCCAGGGgcactgccactgtccctgtTGAGGACAGGCCGGTCAGTGGTGGTGGCACCGTTGGGGACAGGCTGGTCACTGACAGTGGcacccctcctggcagggactgtccctccagggacagtggcactcctggggacaggccggtccctggcagtgccactgtcCCCGTCAGGGACAGCCTATCCAGGGGCACTGCCACCATCGTGGACATGCCCGTCACCGGCAGTGCCACCGTCCCTGTCGGTGACAGCCCGTTCTGGGCCCGTGGCACCGCTGGGGACAGCGcgggggctggcagtgccaccctccctgccagggactGCCCGTCCCGGGGCACGGCCACCATCGTGGACGCGCTGGTCACTCTGAGTGGCACTGTGATGGACAGGAGGATCCTGGGCAGTGTCACCGTCCCCGTCAgggccagcctggccaggggcaCTGCCACCATCGTGGACACGCCCGTCTTCGTCAGTGCCACCGTCCTCGTTGGGGACTCCATCCCCAGGGTCACAGCCACCATCGTGGAGTCCAGGGTGCCCGGCCATGCCATCCTCCCCCTCGGGGACACGCTGGCCTGTGgcagtgccactgtccctgtcagGGAGTGCCCGTCCGGGGACAGTGCCACCGTCCCTGGTGGGGActggccaggcagggacagtgccactgtccccatcAGGGAGTGCTCATCCAGGGACAGTGCCACCGACCCCGAGAGAGACgggccaggcagggacagtgccaccGACCCTGAGAGGGACgggccaggcagggacagtgccaccGACCCTGACAGGGACgggccaggcagggacagtgccactgtccccatcAGGGAATGCTCATCCAGGGACAGTGCCACTGTCCCTGACAGGGACgggccaggcagggacagtgccACTGTCCCTCTTGGGGCCGGGTCActgggtggcagtgccaccatccctgTCAGGGACTGCCCGTCCAGGGGCAGtggcagccttggggacaggcCCGTCCCTCCCGTCCGCGTCAGTGTCATCAGGGATGGCAGGACGGGCACCAGGGTGGCACcggaggccctggcacagcggGGCCACAGCCGAGCCGGGTCCCCCCCGGGGGACACGCAGGGACAGCCGTGCTCGGGGCACCGCGAGCGACAAACGAGGgcgggcacagggatggggtccCCTCCGTCACACCAgtaa